The following are encoded together in the Macrobrachium nipponense isolate FS-2020 chromosome 14, ASM1510439v2, whole genome shotgun sequence genome:
- the LOC135226389 gene encoding MKRN2 opposite strand protein-like, giving the protein MNLDPGIVCYQHCQGRLFAFSLPAACPLCRVSLESEPLRIPPFRLPYPFVRASQSPCSLVIKPTKGDFLHDYKSTHDLHIGVTDSEGRVFEYEQEGLHSDYTSSWSQCLAIPIITDSSNRLDPVWQEYWDFTLNTLAKDPVWCEERYDETSFNCYSFVVEFLQRLAPPGLEVKTLSKTSLCSQLFLPYTIPAAKYISLYRSLLKEKVVPVQSS; this is encoded by the exons ATGAACCTAGATCCAGGCATCGTCTGCTACCAACATTGCCAAGGGCGCCTCTTCGCTTTCTCGCTGCCGGCGGCCTGCCCGCTCTGTAGGGTCAGTCTGGAGAGCGAACCCCTCCGGATCCCCCCCTTCAG gCTGCCCTACCCCTTCGTCAGAGCTTCTCAGTCGCCGTGTTCGCTCGTCATCAAACCAACCAAGGGAGACTTCTTGCA tgaCTACAAGAGCACGCACGACCTCCACATCGGGGTGACAGACAGCGAAGGTCGAGTCTTCGAGTACGAGCAGGAGGGACTCCATTCCGACTACACCTCCTCCTGGAGCCAGTGCCTGGCGATTCCCATCATAACCGATTCCTCCAACCGCCTGGACCCCGTCTGGCAGGAATACTGGGACTTCACTCTCAACACGCTTGCCAAGGACCCCGTCTGGTGCGAGGAGAG GTACGACGAGACGTCGTTCAACTGTTACTCCTTCGTCGTGGAATTCCTCCAGCGCCTCGCTCCTCCGGGACTGGAGGTGAAGACCCTGAGCAAGACGTCCCTCTGCAGTCAGCTCTTCCTGCCCTACACCATCCCAGCAGCCAAGTACATCTCGCTGTACCGGTCCCTCCTGAAGGAGAAAGTGGTCCCCGTCCAGAGCTCATAG